The proteins below come from a single Triticum aestivum cultivar Chinese Spring chromosome 5D, IWGSC CS RefSeq v2.1, whole genome shotgun sequence genomic window:
- the LOC123124477 gene encoding NDR1/HIN1-like protein 26 produces MSLITDDPDRSPRDCATKRHHHHHSGGWRQRRLLIAAASGAASLLALCIILWLTLRPSAPRFTLLAATATSSNASTGGGLVHLDAALMAHNPNARAAALYDSLRARASYAGFQLATAGPLPPFQQAQGDAVLSASLSSAAEASAEEAADGRSPALLRLRIEGRLRWEVAAWVSGERALAAECVAVAAPSQLRAVVLQGTECAVTIE; encoded by the coding sequence ATGTCCCTCATCACCGATGACCCCGACCGCTCCCCGCGGGACTGCGCCACcaagcgccaccaccaccaccactccggTGGCTGGCGACAGCGACGGCTGCTGAtcgcggcggcgtcgggcgcggcgtcACTGCTGGCACTGTGCATCATCCTCTGGCTCACCCTCCGCCCCTCAGCTCCGCGCTTCACGCTGCTAGCCGCCACCGCAACCTCCTCCAACGCAAGCACCGGAGGCGGCCTCGTGCACCTCGACGCGGCCCTCATGGCACACAACCCCAACGCCCGAGCCGCCGCGCTCTACGACAGCCTCCGGGCGCGCGCCTCCTACGCGGGCTTCCAGCTCGCCACCGCCGGGCCCCTCCCGCCGTTCCAGCAGGCCCAGGGCGACGCCGTGCTCTCAGCCTCCCTCTCCTCGGCGGCGGAGGCGTCCGCGGAGGAAGCAGCCGATGGGCGGTCACCGGCGCTGCTGAGGCTGCGCATAGAGGGGCGGCTCCGGTGGGAGGTGGCGGCCTGGGTGTCCGGTGAGCGTGCCCTCGCCGCCGAGTGCGTCGCCGTCGCGGCGCCGTCGCAGCTCAGGGCCGTCGTCTTGCAGGGCACCGAGTGCGCCGTCACCATCGAATGA